A genomic segment from Daphnia carinata strain CSIRO-1 chromosome 1, CSIRO_AGI_Dcar_HiC_V3, whole genome shotgun sequence encodes:
- the LOC132088347 gene encoding uncharacterized protein LOC132088347, with protein sequence MTGRKRGIPNHPAQHSFAIVKFHLPGNAHQYDIAPIDWIRKSGNRSTCYWPGDEEARNGKQLINLITKNADKEVMVDKETWLVFTISIIAKFDTYKGAQDKLKNVLAGEIVVSTDLEKRGKGGRSEAKKRKAAAATSSCISVGATASSSPVPGPSTGALVSVTDDEAVNDDWLNGASSVVSFTGLPELLTSEDDHGGTKENENSADALPSIPLPPAFPPLRRAIPHHLPYARKSAPPVVPANPMELSQTVPYD encoded by the exons ATGACTGGGAGAAAACGAGGCATACCAAATCACCCTGCACAGCAT TCATTTGCCATTgtcaaatttcatttacctgGCAATGCGCATCAATATGATATTGCCCCTATTGACTGGATAAGAAAGTCAGGTAATAGGAGTACGTGTTATTGGCCTGGTGACGAAGAAGCCCGAAATGGAAAACAGTTGATAAATCTAATCACCAAGAATGCCGATAAAGAGGTGATGGTTGATAAAGAGACATGGTTGGTCTTCACCATTAGCATCATTGCCAAATTTG ACACATACAAAGGGGCACAGGATAAACTTAAAAACGTACTTGCTGGTGAGATAGTTGTCAGCACCGACTTagagaaaagaggaaaggGTGGCAGAAGCGAAGCCAAAAAACGCAAAGCGGCTGCTGCAACATCCAGCTGCATTTCTGTTGGTGCTACTGCATCATCGAGTCCTGTTCCCGGTCCTTCCACCGGTGCTCTTGTTTCTGTGACCGATGATG AAGCTGTGAATGACGACTGGCTCAATGGCGCATCGTCTGTTGTCAGTTTTACGGGGCTCCCAGAATTACTTACGTCTGAAGACGATCACGGTGGAaccaaagaaaatgagaattcTGCGGACGCTCTTCCAAGTATTCCGCTACCTCCTGCATTTCCCCCTCTTCGGAGGGCCATTCCTCATCACTTACCGTACGCAAGAAAATCTGCACCACCAG tTGTGCCTGCCAACCCGATGGAACTATCTCAGACGGTTCCttatgattaa